In the genome of Verrucomicrobiota bacterium, the window TTATTGTCTTTCTGATTCCCACCTGATCAATCGGCGCAAGTTTTTGCGTTACACGGGGTCACTCGCTGCGGCTGCTGCCTGGTCATCCTGCACGAAGGATCCAGTTCTTAAGAATCCAAGTTTTCCTGCTTATCCGTTTCAACTGGGAGTTGCCTCAGGAGATCCTTCTCCCGACGGGATGGTATTATGGACCCGTTTGGCTCCGCTACCACTCGAAGGTGGAGGCATGCCGATGGAGCCGGTAGAAGTTTCCTGGCAGGTGGCCGATGACGAAGCTTTCTCCAAAGTTGTGCAAAAAGGCACCACGGTTGCCGTTCCCGACTGGGGGCATTCGGTACATGTCGAGTTGAAGAAATTACTGCCCGATCGTTGGTATTATTATCAATTTAAGGTCGGCAATGAAACGAGTCCGGTAGGTCGTACCAGAACAATGCCGGTGGCCGGATCGTCCCCGGGCAAACTGAATTTTGCATTCGCTTCCTGCCAGCATTATGAAACCGGGTACTACACGGCCTATGAGCACATGATCCGCGAGGATCTGGATCTCATTGTTCACCTGGGAGACTACATCTACGAAGGCAAAGGTATCGATGACCGACTCCGCAAACACACAGGCGAGGAAATTATGTCGGTAGAGGATTACCGGAATCGTTATGCACTTTATAAATCAGATCAAGCACTCCAGGCAGCCCACGCTGCCGCTCCCTGGTTGGTAACCTGGGATGACCACGAAGTGGATAACAATTATGCAAATGCTATTTCTGAGCAGCCGGAGGTTAGTTCTGAAGAATTGCTGCAACGGCGAGCCAATGCCTACAAAGCCTACTACGAAGTCATGCCGTTGCGTCGCGCCCAACTTCCTCGAGGGCCGGATATGCAACTTTACCGACGGGTTCCTTTCGGCAATTTGGCAGACTTCTTTGTGCTCGATACGCGACAATATCGCACGGATCAACCTTGTGGTGATAAAAACAAACCTCCCTGTCCCGATTCTCTCAACCCCGGTAACACCTTATTGGGCCGCAAACAAAAAGATTGGCTGATGTCTGGAATGGAAACCTCAAAGGCGCAATGGAATGTCCTGGCGCAGCAGGTAATGATGGCACGCGTGGATCGAACGGTGGGAGAAGAGGTTACCCATAGCATGGATCAGTGGCCCTCTGCCGAGATGGAACGGCGGCAACTCGTGAAATTTTTCGATGAAGCAAAAATTTCTAATCCCGTGGTGTTGACCGGCGATATTCATTCGAACTGGGCGAATGAATTAATTGTAGATGCTGAAAGATTGGATTCTAAAAGTGTGGCTACTGAATTTGTGGGGACTTCGATTTCATCCGGGGGGGATGGCAAAGATCAACCTGCGACGGTATCGCAATTGCTCTCTGAAAATCCTTTTGTAAAATACCACAATACTGAGCGCGGTTACGTGAGTTGTCAGGTGACTCAACATCAATGGACGACTCATTATCGCACCGTTCCTTATGTAACAAGGCAAGGAGCTCCACTTAATACACGCGCCAGCTTTGTGGTTGAATCAGGCCGTCCTCAGCTGAATCGCGCTTAATTCGCCTCAGCGAAAGTTGAGTATTTTTGCGTTGTCGCCAACGGAATAGATCACAGAATTTGCTTATTAATGAGATTTATTACTTCCCTACTGTTTATACTGGTTTGTGAGTCCCTATGTGGGATA includes:
- a CDS encoding alkaline phosphatase D family protein — protein: MSLPYYCLSDSHLINRRKFLRYTGSLAAAAAWSSCTKDPVLKNPSFPAYPFQLGVASGDPSPDGMVLWTRLAPLPLEGGGMPMEPVEVSWQVADDEAFSKVVQKGTTVAVPDWGHSVHVELKKLLPDRWYYYQFKVGNETSPVGRTRTMPVAGSSPGKLNFAFASCQHYETGYYTAYEHMIREDLDLIVHLGDYIYEGKGIDDRLRKHTGEEIMSVEDYRNRYALYKSDQALQAAHAAAPWLVTWDDHEVDNNYANAISEQPEVSSEELLQRRANAYKAYYEVMPLRRAQLPRGPDMQLYRRVPFGNLADFFVLDTRQYRTDQPCGDKNKPPCPDSLNPGNTLLGRKQKDWLMSGMETSKAQWNVLAQQVMMARVDRTVGEEVTHSMDQWPSAEMERRQLVKFFDEAKISNPVVLTGDIHSNWANELIVDAERLDSKSVATEFVGTSISSGGDGKDQPATVSQLLSENPFVKYHNTERGYVSCQVTQHQWTTHYRTVPYVTRQGAPLNTRASFVVESGRPQLNRA